In Quercus robur chromosome 11, dhQueRobu3.1, whole genome shotgun sequence, the following proteins share a genomic window:
- the LOC126706435 gene encoding uncharacterized protein LOC126706435 has protein sequence MLDIWSWICELPNSDEWNESDSPPLFELASSKPSPDGSTQSIQLRAERTSGSNTDTLVTFTVCLQGFHPFNNPKTLWVSDTSPISSEKPFLPLLLQLLNEIISRSPTGHVSTCPRSQLQKLKPGPVSWVMDSHSPESFSSFFNLVFFTRLFWLCACDSPSEVGSLYFNSLLGPNVDVLSCTHVPVLRTFLVSVGVDAELCFMRTLGYMLAKWLILREVGVGLQTLTPSHSNNLGFSYANEAHGFWILKGYAPVLGMKLTRSSDQRFQFPVNVMEAKERVLRYGLAHQQLEAVIQMEYTVGFYDGFIQVNTRVDNVRLHVANLGFNKSDDADYAETHFPSRIRVWVGPEVGATYVAGVSLGRSTSNGEKEVERHKVVKGNFEKSMDPPKVKATMMTRTKMKNWRWDQDVEGNAAIFDAMLYDNMTGIEVATWKPLSGGGNLRHNFQNRYVGANRAFTKTGGLVFAGDEYGEGVGWRLSKEMEGSVLKWRIGGQVWLSYWPNEVKSSYFETRCVEWCDEVDLPLIPGKFGV, from the coding sequence atgttGGATATTTGGTCTTGGATATGTGAGCTTCCCAACTCGGACGAGTGGAACGAGTCAGACTCACCACCCTTGTTTGAACTCGCGAGTTCCAAACCGAGTCCTGATGGTTCAACTCAGTCGATCCAACTCAGAGCCGAGCGCACCTCCGGGTCCAACACGGACACGTTGGTGACCTTCACCGTATGCTTACAGGGCTTTCACCCTTTCAACAACCCAAAGACCTTGTGGGTCTCTGACACGAGTCCTATCTCCTCAGAAAAACCGTTCCTCCCATTGTTACTTCAGCTTCTCAATGAAATCATATCCCGATCACCCACTGGGCACGTTAGCACATGCCCCAGGTCACAACTCCAGAAGCTCAAACCCGGCCCGGTTTCGTGGGTCATGGACTCTCACTCACCCGAGTCCTTCTCTAGCTTCTTCAACCTCGTCTTCTTCACGCGCCTTTTTTGGCTGTGTGCATGTGACTCGCCTAGTGAAGTTGGCTCACTTTACTTCAACTCCTTGTTGGGTCCAAACGTCGACGTTTTGTCGTGTACGCACGTGCCAGTTTTGCGAACATTTTTAGTCTCAGTGGGTGTAGATGCTGAGCTGTGCTTCATGCGCACCCTTGGGTACATGTTAGCAAAATGGTTGATTTTAAGAGAAGTGGGCGTAGGATTACAAACCTTAACACCATCTCATAGTAATAACCTTGGGTTTTCTTATGCTAATGAGGCTCATGGGTTTTGGATATTGAAGGGTTACGCGCCTGTGTTGGGGATGAAACTTACGCGCTCTAGTGATCAGAGATTTCAGTTCCCTGTTAATGTTATGGAAGCTAAAGAGCGTGTGCTAAGATATGGTTTGGCCCACCAACAGCTTGAGGCTGTTATTCAAATGGAATATACAGTTGGATTCTACGATGGGTTTATTCAGGTAAACACACGTGTGGATAACGTACGTCTCCACGTGGCAAATCTAGGATTCAACAAAAGTGATGATGCGGATTACGCCGAGACCCATTTCCCGTCGAGGATTCGAGTTTGGGTCGGGCCAGAAGTTGGGGCAACATATGTGGCCGGAGTGAGTTTGGGTCGATCCACAAGTAATGGAGAGAAAGAGGTGGAAAGACACAAAGTAGTGAAGGGTAATTTCGAAAAATCAATGGATCCTCCAAAGGTGAAAGCGACAATGATGACGAGGACAAAGATGAAGAATTGGAGGTGGGACCAAGATGTAGAGGGAAATGCAGCGATCTTCGATGCAATGTTATATGACAACATGACAGGTATCGAAGTGGCCACGTGGAAGCCTTTGAGTGGTGGTGGTAACTTGAGGCACAATTTTCAAAACCGATATGTGGGAGCAAACAGGGCATTTACAAAAACTGGGGGGTTGGTTTTTGCGGGAGATGAGTATGGGGAAGGAGTAGGTTGGAGGTTAAGTAAAGAAATGGAAGGGAGTGTGTTGAAGTGGAGGATAGGAGGGCAAGTTTGGTTAAGTTATTGGCCTAATGAGGTTAAAAGTTCCTACTTTGAGACAAGATGTGTGGAATGGTGTGATGAAGTTGATCTGCCTTTGATTCCTGGTAAATTTGGCGTATAG